Proteins encoded within one genomic window of Bacteroidales bacterium:
- a CDS encoding 16S rRNA (uracil(1498)-N(3))-methyltransferase has protein sequence MHLFYNPHIRGDIFELEEQESKHAIRVLRLSRGDGVILVDGKGGWYEAVIVEDHPKHCKLEIRSHNPDFRPLPYSLHLAVAPTKNLDRFEWFLEKATEIGISQITPLICQRSERRALKPERLEKILVSAMKQSLRAYKPVLNEAVSLEKFLKTDRRGILGIAHCYPLERRSIHELLPSEACTFLIGPEGDFTEEEVSQALQAAYLPFHLGESRLRTETAALLITAAVSLRHI, from the coding sequence ATGCACCTCTTTTATAATCCACATATCCGCGGAGACATTTTCGAACTGGAGGAACAGGAGTCAAAACATGCCATTCGGGTACTCCGGCTAAGCCGGGGCGACGGGGTAATCCTGGTAGATGGAAAGGGAGGCTGGTATGAGGCAGTGATTGTTGAGGATCATCCCAAACATTGCAAGTTAGAGATACGTTCACATAACCCGGACTTCCGGCCGCTGCCTTATTCCCTTCATCTGGCAGTGGCACCCACCAAGAACCTGGACCGTTTTGAGTGGTTCCTTGAAAAAGCCACCGAGATTGGCATTAGTCAGATTACTCCTTTGATTTGTCAGAGAAGCGAAAGAAGAGCATTAAAACCGGAACGTCTTGAGAAAATCCTGGTTTCGGCCATGAAGCAGTCACTGAGGGCATATAAGCCTGTATTGAATGAAGCTGTAAGCCTGGAGAAGTTTCTGAAAACAGATCGCCGGGGAATCCTGGGGATTGCCCACTGCTACCCCCTTGAGCGACGAAGCATCCATGAACTGTTGCCTTCGGAAGCCTGTACTTTTTTAATCGGACCCGAGGGAGATTTCACCGAAGAGGAGGTAAGTCAGGCGCTTCAGGCCGCTTATCTGCCCTTTCACCTGGGAGAGTCCAGGTTGCGCACTGAAACGGCAGCCCTCTTGATCACCGCCGCCGTTTCCCTCCGTCACATATAA
- the tpiA gene encoding triose-phosphate isomerase: protein MRKKIVAGNWKMNTLLKEGMELAKAVERLEKEKSSDALLIIAPPYTHLSRVNDLIANVKLCAQNCASEESGAYTGEVSPDMLISSGVEYVILGHSERRSYFGEKNDLLNKKIKLAISKGLKAIYCCGEVLEERESGTLFDVIREQVTVGLSGLNKEEMKQVVLAYEPVWAIGTGVVATPKQAQEMHKYIRDLLVELFDREVAENMTILYGGSCNPTNAAELFANPDVDGGLIGGASLKAEDFLAIVNSY from the coding sequence ATGAGAAAGAAAATTGTTGCAGGAAACTGGAAAATGAATACCCTTCTGAAAGAGGGGATGGAACTGGCAAAAGCTGTTGAAAGACTGGAAAAAGAGAAGAGCAGTGATGCACTGCTGATAATAGCTCCTCCATATACCCATCTGAGCCGGGTGAATGATTTGATCGCTAATGTAAAGCTGTGTGCCCAGAACTGTGCGTCCGAGGAGTCCGGCGCCTATACCGGGGAGGTTTCTCCCGATATGCTTATTTCATCTGGGGTCGAATATGTCATTCTGGGACATTCTGAGAGACGGAGTTATTTCGGGGAGAAAAATGATCTTCTTAATAAGAAGATAAAACTGGCCATTTCAAAGGGTCTGAAAGCTATTTATTGTTGTGGAGAGGTCCTGGAGGAGCGTGAAAGCGGTACGCTTTTTGATGTGATCAGGGAGCAGGTCACGGTAGGGCTGTCTGGTTTGAACAAAGAAGAAATGAAGCAGGTGGTTTTGGCCTATGAGCCTGTCTGGGCCATTGGTACGGGGGTTGTAGCCACTCCCAAGCAGGCGCAGGAGATGCATAAATACATCAGGGATCTTCTGGTGGAGTTGTTCGACAGAGAGGTAGCTGAGAATATGACCATCCTGTACGGGGGAAGCTGTAATCCCACCAATGCAGCAGAACTTTTTGCCAATCCCGATGTGGATGGAGGCTTAATCGGGGGAGCTTCACTGAAGGCGGAAGACTTCCTGGCTATTGTTAACTCTTATTAA
- a CDS encoding sigma-70 family RNA polymerase sigma factor, producing the protein MKESITSDQQLVQAYIKGDHSAIEILINRHRSKVYTYILLTIKNHPLAEDLFQETFIKVIQSLRAGKYKDNGKFLSWVIRIAHNLIIDHFRKEKQMNAISNDDSEVDLFNSKKLSDDNIEELIIHSQIKSEIRALINELPDDQREVVLLRHYGGLSFKEIADQTDVSINTALGRMRYALINLRKLIDEKKLSLTVY; encoded by the coding sequence TTGAAAGAAAGTATAACAAGCGACCAGCAACTGGTTCAGGCTTATATTAAAGGTGATCATTCAGCAATTGAAATCTTAATCAACAGGCACCGAAGCAAGGTTTATACCTATATCCTGCTTACCATTAAGAATCATCCGCTGGCCGAAGATCTTTTCCAGGAAACCTTCATCAAGGTAATTCAGTCGCTCAGAGCCGGCAAGTATAAGGATAACGGAAAATTCCTCTCCTGGGTCATACGTATTGCCCATAATCTGATTATTGATCATTTCAGGAAAGAGAAGCAGATGAATGCCATTTCCAATGATGATTCAGAGGTGGACCTTTTCAACAGTAAAAAACTCTCCGACGACAACATCGAGGAGCTGATTATTCACAGCCAGATCAAATCAGAGATCAGAGCACTTATCAATGAACTGCCGGACGACCAGAGAGAGGTGGTTCTTCTGCGTCACTATGGCGGACTCAGTTTCAAGGAGATTGCCGATCAGACCGATGTGAGCATCAATACGGCCCTGGGAAGAATGAGGTATGCCCTGATCAATCTCCGCAAGCTTATCGACGAAAAGAAGCTCTCGCTGACCGTTTATTGA
- the tmk gene encoding dTMP kinase, translated as MRFLVIEGLDGSGKSTQLKLLREYLEKKTVPYRYLHFPRLEEGVYGDLVARFLRGEMGANDQVDPYLVALIFAGDRADASEKIRQWMDEGNLVIVDRYVYSNIAFQCAKLASRKEQNRLRDWILDFEFGYNQLPKPDLNLYLNVPFEFTRKQLNLARNGEDRAYLKGERDIHEENLGFQEQVRQIYLSLREHVDDLMILDCMDPDGNMLPPGDISSLLIQQIELL; from the coding sequence ATGCGTTTCCTGGTGATTGAAGGCTTGGATGGTTCGGGTAAATCCACACAGCTAAAACTGTTGAGGGAATACCTGGAAAAGAAAACAGTTCCATACCGTTATCTTCATTTTCCAAGACTGGAAGAGGGTGTATACGGGGATCTGGTGGCCAGGTTCCTGCGTGGTGAGATGGGGGCCAATGACCAGGTTGACCCCTACCTTGTGGCGCTGATATTCGCCGGTGACAGGGCGGATGCTTCTGAAAAGATCAGGCAGTGGATGGATGAAGGGAACCTGGTGATCGTGGACCGTTATGTCTATTCCAATATTGCATTTCAGTGTGCCAAACTGGCCAGCAGGAAAGAGCAGAACAGGTTAAGGGATTGGATCCTGGACTTCGAATTTGGATATAATCAACTGCCGAAACCCGATCTGAACCTCTATCTGAATGTTCCTTTCGAGTTTACCAGGAAACAACTGAATTTAGCAAGAAACGGAGAGGACCGGGCCTATTTGAAGGGAGAGCGGGATATTCATGAAGAGAATCTCGGTTTTCAGGAGCAGGTCAGGCAGATATATCTCTCACTCCGTGAACATGTGGATGATCTGATGATCCTGGACTGTATGGATCCTGATGGAAACATGCTCCCGCCGGGTGATATTTCAAGTCTATTAATTCAACAAATAGAATTACTGTGA
- a CDS encoding metallophosphoesterase family protein: MFRIGVLSDTHGFYDPKIAEYFSMCDEIWHAGDIGDFEVVSRLRRIAPVLAVYGNIDGSAIRSRVPGHQRQIREGLDIWMTHIGGYPGNYDTRVKPEIFIRPPGLFITGHSHILKVMPDRKNGFLHINPGAAGRNGLHQVRTLVRFEIEKGRVGNLDVIELGSRSGETVA, from the coding sequence GTGTTCAGAATAGGTGTTCTTTCAGATACTCATGGCTTCTACGATCCAAAGATTGCAGAGTATTTTTCTATGTGTGATGAAATCTGGCATGCCGGGGATATCGGTGATTTTGAGGTTGTAAGCCGGCTCCGTCGTATTGCTCCTGTGCTTGCCGTATACGGGAATATTGACGGCAGTGCCATCCGTTCCAGAGTTCCGGGTCACCAGCGTCAGATTCGTGAGGGACTGGATATCTGGATGACACACATCGGAGGGTATCCCGGGAACTATGATACCCGCGTAAAACCAGAAATATTTATCCGGCCACCCGGACTCTTTATCACAGGACATTCCCATATCCTCAAGGTCATGCCCGACAGGAAAAACGGCTTCCTGCATATCAATCCCGGTGCGGCAGGACGAAACGGCCTTCACCAGGTACGGACCCTGGTCCGTTTTGAAATAGAAAAGGGACGCGTGGGGAATCTGGATGTTATAGAACTGGGCAGCCGGTCGGGAGAAACTGTCGCCTGA
- the prmA gene encoding 50S ribosomal protein L11 methyltransferase, producing the protein MAFLEFVIPARSWSKGDKEILFAKMGQIGFEGFIEGDDDIQAYIEEKQYREDRFNRLLDELAALKIKVQYRFHLTEDQNWNQEWEKKFDPVLIGERILIRAPFHDSSKDRSCTIIIEPKMSFGTGHHYTTRLMIREMGNHQLEGKRILDMGCGTGVLGIYACKMGAGRVLGVDNDQWAYENALENVSRNGTSAMEVRLGDAGTLKEEIFDLILANITRNTLVRDLRIYTRHLIAGGVMLLSGILAEDVQYVLNEAYRCRLEHRNTSEESNWISLTFTKPWNTEG; encoded by the coding sequence ATGGCATTCCTTGAATTTGTTATACCGGCCAGATCGTGGAGCAAGGGTGATAAGGAGATTCTGTTCGCCAAGATGGGGCAGATCGGGTTCGAGGGATTCATAGAGGGTGATGACGATATCCAGGCTTACATTGAGGAGAAGCAATACAGGGAAGATCGCTTCAATCGGTTGTTGGATGAGCTGGCAGCCTTAAAGATAAAGGTCCAGTACCGTTTTCACCTTACGGAGGATCAGAACTGGAACCAGGAATGGGAGAAGAAATTCGACCCGGTGCTCATTGGTGAAAGGATACTGATCCGGGCCCCGTTTCATGATTCATCCAAGGACCGGTCCTGTACCATCATTATCGAACCAAAGATGTCCTTTGGGACCGGTCATCACTATACCACCAGGTTGATGATCAGGGAGATGGGAAACCATCAGCTGGAGGGAAAGCGGATTCTGGACATGGGGTGCGGAACTGGAGTGCTTGGGATCTATGCCTGCAAGATGGGCGCCGGGCGGGTACTGGGAGTGGACAATGATCAGTGGGCTTATGAAAATGCTCTGGAAAATGTAAGCAGGAACGGAACTTCAGCCATGGAAGTACGCCTGGGAGATGCCGGGACTCTTAAGGAGGAGATATTTGATCTGATTCTTGCAAATATCACGCGGAATACCCTGGTGCGTGACCTGAGGATCTATACCCGGCACCTGATCGCCGGGGGAGTGATGCTTCTGAGCGGTATTCTGGCGGAGGATGTGCAATATGTTCTCAATGAGGCATACAGGTGCAGGCTGGAACACCGTAATACCAGTGAGGAATCCAACTGGATATCCCTCACATTTACCAAGCCATGGAACACGGAAGGCTAA
- the folP gene encoding dihydropteroate synthase: MKNFSTPTPLFSKNLSLNLGGSIMDLSTPRVMGIINVTPDSFYQDSRVANPELAVERAREMIGQGADILDVGAVSSRPGAEEIQEYEEVARLSPVLEALRQHFPDFPLSIDTWRSGVARLVQERFGVQMINDISAGNMDPDMFPTMAQLGIPYVMMHMQGTPLTMQEEPAYENMVDELLQFFAERVYKLRKLGLNDILIDPGFGFGKTLEQNFELLKQFDSFQMLELPLMAGVSRKSMIYKMLESDPDHALNGTTAAHMALLMKGAHFLRVHDVSAAKETVKIFRQIY; the protein is encoded by the coding sequence ATGAAGAACTTCTCCACACCCACTCCACTATTCTCAAAGAACCTTTCGCTGAATCTGGGGGGAAGCATCATGGACCTTTCCACTCCGCGTGTGATGGGAATCATCAATGTTACTCCGGACTCCTTTTACCAGGACAGCAGGGTAGCCAACCCGGAACTGGCAGTTGAGAGAGCCAGAGAAATGATCGGCCAGGGAGCCGATATCCTGGATGTGGGTGCCGTCTCATCCAGGCCTGGCGCAGAAGAAATACAGGAATATGAGGAAGTGGCAAGATTGTCGCCCGTCCTGGAAGCTTTAAGGCAGCACTTTCCGGATTTTCCCCTGTCGATAGATACCTGGAGATCCGGGGTCGCCCGTCTGGTTCAAGAGAGATTCGGCGTACAGATGATCAATGACATCTCGGCCGGAAATATGGATCCGGATATGTTTCCTACCATGGCTCAGCTGGGAATTCCTTATGTCATGATGCATATGCAGGGAACACCTCTGACCATGCAGGAAGAGCCTGCCTATGAAAATATGGTGGATGAACTCCTGCAATTCTTTGCTGAAAGGGTTTATAAACTGAGAAAACTCGGATTAAATGATATCCTTATTGACCCGGGTTTTGGATTTGGAAAAACCCTGGAACAGAACTTTGAGCTATTGAAACAGTTTGACTCATTTCAAATGCTCGAACTGCCATTAATGGCCGGTGTATCTCGCAAATCAATGATTTACAAAATGTTGGAATCCGATCCGGATCATGCCCTCAACGGTACTACGGCCGCTCATATGGCACTCCTGATGAAGGGAGCCCATTTTCTCAGGGTCCACGATGTGTCGGCAGCAAAAGAAACAGTAAAGATCTTCCGGCAGATTTACTAA
- the cdaA gene encoding diadenylate cyclase CdaA, translating into MGSEPMMLTAFIHIRLLDIFDIFLVAVLFYQLYLMIRGTVAYSITLAIAAIYIFWWAVRAMQMELLSTILGSVLGVGVIALIIVFQQEIRRFLIFIGSRYVDGNRISVEKILNLRFETKAQVKIRSIMKAVMQFSLEKTGALIVIKKKSNLDMYAETGDVLNAETSSRLFVSIFNKNSPLHDGAVIVENDKVKAARVILPVTDKMDLPPEYGLRHRAGLGISEVSDCLVIIVSEETGQISMAENGILQKNIPSRVLRQKLEKDFA; encoded by the coding sequence TTGGGCTCAGAACCTATGATGCTCACCGCTTTTATACATATCCGCCTTCTGGATATCTTTGATATCTTCCTGGTCGCTGTCCTCTTCTACCAGCTTTATCTGATGATCAGGGGAACAGTGGCCTACAGCATCACCCTGGCCATTGCAGCCATCTATATTTTCTGGTGGGCCGTGCGTGCCATGCAGATGGAGCTGCTCAGCACCATCCTGGGTTCAGTCCTGGGAGTCGGTGTCATTGCACTGATCATTGTTTTTCAGCAGGAAATCCGAAGGTTCCTGATTTTTATCGGATCCCGTTATGTGGATGGGAATCGCATCAGTGTGGAAAAGATTCTGAACCTCCGTTTCGAAACCAAGGCCCAGGTCAAGATACGGTCCATTATGAAAGCAGTGATGCAATTTTCGCTGGAGAAGACAGGAGCATTGATCGTGATTAAGAAAAAATCTAATCTGGATATGTATGCCGAAACCGGAGATGTACTCAACGCCGAGACATCCAGCAGACTTTTCGTAAGCATTTTCAACAAGAACAGTCCCTTGCATGATGGCGCTGTCATTGTGGAAAACGATAAAGTGAAGGCCGCCAGGGTGATTCTCCCGGTCACTGATAAAATGGATCTCCCACCCGAGTATGGCTTACGGCACCGGGCCGGACTGGGTATTTCCGAGGTAAGCGACTGTCTGGTAATTATCGTATCGGAGGAAACCGGACAGATTTCCATGGCAGAAAACGGAATCCTTCAGAAAAATATCCCTTCCAGGGTTCTGAGACAGAAACTGGAAAAGGATTTTGCATAA
- the uvrA gene encoding excinuclease ABC subunit UvrA, whose protein sequence is MEEQEIHIRGARVHNLKNVEIRIPRDQLVVITGLSGSGKSSLAFDTLYAEGQRRYVESLSAYARQFLGRIDKPDVDFIHGIPPAVALEQRVNSRNPRSTVGTSTEIYDYIKLLYARIGKTYSPVSGRIVKRHSVSDVVDYILKQEEGKRLVMLSTVCLNQEKELDYQLDIFIQQGMTRARVEEKIVELESLKGKKTNHAFFLLHLVVDRIVVQKDEESVSRFGDSAQTALQLGHGHCILWDPETKRSEEFSTRFEADGMEFEEPSEHLFSFNNPVGACPACEGYGKVMGIDKELVIPDRKLSVYEDAVVCWRGEKMKKWKEKLILKAEQLDFPIHTPYYQLTEDQRKVLWDGNRSFKGIHRFFEHLEEKKYKIQYRVMLSRYRGKTVCPECRGSRLRKEAMYVKLAGKTISDLVLMPISQLQQFFNHPKLSRKELEVSERLLTEISSRLTFMNNVGLGYLTLNRLSSTLSGGESQRINLATSLGSSLVGSLYILDEPSIGLHSRDTRQLIGVLRELQQLGNSVVIVEHDEEIIRSADHIIDMGPLAGRNGGKVVFQGNHQDLLKEKKSLTARYLNGLDKIAIPPQRRKWNNYLEIKGARENNLKAIDVKFPLNIFTVITGVSGSGKSSLVSRILYPALNKHFNGSGEKAGKHDLLTGDLHLLDRVEFVNQNPIGKSSRSNPVTYLKAFDEIRKLFAVQQASKIHGYNASHFSFNIDGGRCEECQGEGEIKVEMQFMADVRLVCESCQGRRFKEEILQVKYREKSIYDLLEMTINEAIEFFNQASGSTEKRIIKKLNPLQQVGLGYVKLGQSSSTLSGGESQRIKLAYFLSKESSEEKILFIFDEPTTGLHMHDISLLLRSLESLLKKGHTVLVIEHNLEVIKYADWIIDLGPEGGDRGGSVVYEGVPENIPEKASHTGAYLKSKLN, encoded by the coding sequence ATAGAAGAGCAGGAAATACATATACGGGGGGCCAGGGTACATAACCTGAAAAACGTGGAAATCAGGATCCCCAGGGACCAACTGGTAGTTATTACCGGTCTGTCGGGTTCTGGCAAAAGCTCCCTGGCTTTCGATACCTTATATGCGGAGGGCCAGAGAAGGTATGTGGAGAGCCTCTCCGCCTATGCCAGGCAATTCCTGGGACGCATCGATAAGCCTGATGTCGATTTTATCCACGGGATTCCTCCTGCAGTGGCGCTTGAGCAACGGGTCAATTCCCGGAATCCCCGCTCCACCGTGGGTACTTCCACAGAGATTTATGATTATATAAAATTGTTGTATGCCCGGATTGGCAAAACCTATTCTCCCGTTTCCGGCAGGATCGTTAAGAGGCATTCGGTCAGCGATGTGGTCGATTACATCCTGAAACAGGAGGAGGGAAAGCGTCTCGTGATGCTTTCAACAGTCTGCCTGAATCAGGAAAAGGAGCTGGATTACCAGCTCGATATCTTTATTCAGCAAGGGATGACCCGGGCCAGGGTGGAAGAGAAGATTGTTGAACTGGAATCGCTGAAGGGTAAAAAGACCAATCATGCTTTTTTCCTGCTTCACCTGGTGGTTGACAGGATCGTGGTTCAGAAAGATGAGGAGTCGGTGAGCCGTTTTGGAGATTCGGCACAGACAGCTCTTCAGCTTGGTCATGGACACTGCATTCTCTGGGACCCTGAAACAAAGCGTAGCGAAGAGTTCTCCACCAGGTTTGAGGCCGACGGAATGGAATTTGAGGAACCCTCGGAACACCTTTTCAGCTTTAACAACCCCGTTGGAGCCTGTCCGGCTTGTGAAGGCTACGGAAAGGTGATGGGGATCGATAAAGAACTTGTAATCCCCGACAGGAAGCTGTCTGTATATGAGGATGCGGTGGTATGCTGGAGAGGTGAGAAGATGAAGAAGTGGAAGGAAAAGCTGATTTTGAAAGCTGAGCAGCTGGATTTCCCCATTCATACTCCTTATTACCAGCTCACTGAGGATCAGCGTAAAGTGCTCTGGGATGGAAATCGTTCCTTTAAAGGCATCCATCGTTTCTTTGAACACCTGGAGGAGAAGAAGTACAAGATCCAGTACCGGGTGATGCTCTCCCGCTACCGGGGCAAGACGGTCTGTCCGGAGTGCCGGGGAAGCAGACTGCGTAAAGAGGCAATGTATGTGAAGCTGGCTGGGAAAACGATCAGCGACCTGGTTCTTATGCCCATTTCGCAGCTTCAGCAGTTTTTTAATCACCCTAAACTGAGCAGGAAGGAGCTTGAAGTATCTGAAAGACTGCTGACGGAGATCAGCAGCAGGCTCACTTTTATGAACAATGTGGGGCTGGGTTACCTGACCCTGAACCGCCTCTCATCGACCTTATCCGGGGGCGAAAGCCAGCGGATCAACCTGGCTACTTCGCTGGGAAGCAGCCTGGTGGGATCGCTCTATATTCTGGATGAACCCAGCATCGGACTTCATTCGCGCGATACCCGGCAACTGATCGGAGTCCTGCGGGAGTTGCAGCAACTGGGAAACAGTGTGGTCATTGTGGAGCATGATGAAGAGATTATCCGTTCGGCCGACCATATTATTGATATGGGACCCCTTGCCGGCAGGAACGGGGGTAAGGTGGTGTTTCAGGGCAACCACCAGGATTTACTGAAAGAAAAGAAGAGCCTTACTGCCAGGTATTTGAACGGTTTGGATAAGATAGCCATACCCCCTCAGAGGCGGAAATGGAATAACTACCTCGAAATCAAAGGAGCCAGGGAAAATAATTTGAAAGCGATCGATGTGAAGTTCCCCCTGAATATCTTTACCGTGATCACCGGAGTAAGCGGCTCGGGGAAGTCGAGCCTGGTAAGCCGCATTCTCTATCCTGCCCTGAACAAGCATTTTAATGGCTCCGGGGAAAAAGCGGGAAAACACGACCTTCTTACCGGCGATCTGCACCTGCTGGACCGGGTGGAGTTTGTCAACCAGAATCCCATTGGAAAATCCTCCCGTTCCAATCCGGTCACCTATCTGAAGGCTTTTGACGAAATCAGAAAACTTTTTGCAGTCCAACAGGCTTCAAAAATACATGGATATAATGCTTCGCATTTCTCCTTCAATATTGACGGAGGAAGGTGTGAAGAGTGCCAGGGCGAGGGAGAGATCAAGGTGGAGATGCAGTTTATGGCAGATGTTCGTCTGGTATGCGAGAGTTGCCAGGGCAGGCGCTTCAAGGAGGAGATCCTCCAGGTGAAGTACAGGGAAAAAAGTATTTATGACCTTCTGGAGATGACCATTAATGAAGCCATCGAATTTTTCAATCAGGCTTCAGGATCCACCGAGAAGAGAATCATTAAAAAGCTTAATCCACTGCAGCAGGTTGGACTGGGCTATGTGAAGCTTGGTCAGTCGTCCAGTACCCTTAGCGGTGGCGAGAGTCAGCGCATCAAACTGGCTTACTTCCTGAGCAAGGAGTCCAGCGAAGAGAAGATCCTGTTCATTTTTGATGAGCCTACCACCGGACTTCATATGCACGATATATCCCTCCTGCTTCGTTCTCTGGAGTCACTGCTCAAAAAGGGGCATACGGTCCTGGTTATAGAGCATAATCTGGAAGTAATCAAATATGCCGACTGGATCATCGACCTGGGACCCGAAGGGGGTGACCGGGGCGGATCGGTCGTATATGAAGGAGTTCCGGAGAACATCCCCGAAAAAGCTTCCCATACCGGAGCCTACCTGAAGTCTAAACTGAACTAG
- a CDS encoding DoxX family protein yields MKYLRLLSRVVVGVVFIFSGFVKALDPLGSAYKFADYFMAFKLGFLDFLTLPLGIFLSAFELVLGITLLLGYRRKTMYQVLMWFMSFFTLLTLILAIFNPVSDCGCFGDALILTNWQTFFKNVVLMVFVLFLYVSRKADAGGGPAVGEWIVVGSFFVMASAFSVWNYRHLPLIDFRPYDAGTVIGEEMKIPEGVAVDEYSTTLIYRNRATGKEDSFTMENYPKDTAQWEFVTSESKLVKRGYEPPIHDFAILDDYGNDLVDAILADREYSMIMLSYDLSAADEQALFRAGEWFQLQSFAGDFSFYAVTASTTSEVERISAELGLGYPFLAGDDIMLKTIVRSNPGFMLVKNGTILAKWGYRDLPLLEQLYPQWTELLGNASAPQDEETQMMMESGLLDGFSFDLVEFEQFTPELLWKDGADRRERGVSLAFVLALLLLMFISGQFYPVKL; encoded by the coding sequence ATGAAATACCTTCGTTTGCTGAGCCGCGTCGTGGTCGGGGTGGTGTTCATTTTCAGTGGCTTTGTTAAAGCGCTGGATCCACTGGGCTCGGCCTATAAGTTTGCCGATTACTTTATGGCTTTTAAACTGGGATTTCTGGATTTTCTGACACTTCCCCTGGGAATCTTTCTCTCCGCTTTTGAACTGGTGCTTGGGATCACCTTGCTTCTGGGATATCGCAGGAAGACCATGTACCAGGTATTGATGTGGTTTATGTCCTTTTTTACCCTGCTTACCCTGATTCTTGCCATCTTTAATCCGGTCTCGGACTGCGGTTGCTTCGGCGATGCCCTGATCCTGACCAACTGGCAGACATTTTTTAAGAATGTGGTGCTTATGGTATTTGTGCTGTTCCTCTATGTTTCCAGGAAGGCAGATGCTGGCGGAGGTCCTGCAGTCGGAGAATGGATCGTTGTGGGAAGCTTCTTTGTCATGGCGTCCGCCTTCTCTGTCTGGAACTACCGGCATTTGCCCCTGATCGATTTCAGACCCTACGATGCTGGCACCGTCATCGGTGAAGAGATGAAGATTCCCGAGGGTGTGGCTGTGGATGAATATTCAACCACTTTAATCTACAGGAACAGGGCGACCGGGAAAGAGGATTCGTTCACCATGGAGAATTATCCGAAAGATACGGCTCAATGGGAATTCGTGACCAGCGAATCGAAGCTGGTGAAAAGGGGATATGAACCCCCGATCCATGATTTTGCGATTTTGGATGATTACGGGAACGATCTGGTGGATGCGATTCTCGCCGACCGGGAATACAGCATGATCATGCTAAGTTATGATCTGAGTGCTGCGGATGAGCAGGCCCTGTTCCGGGCAGGGGAATGGTTCCAGCTTCAGTCCTTTGCCGGCGACTTCTCTTTTTACGCCGTCACTGCATCCACCACCTCAGAGGTGGAGAGGATCTCTGCAGAGCTGGGACTGGGCTATCCCTTTCTGGCAGGGGATGATATTATGCTGAAGACCATTGTACGTTCCAATCCAGGTTTTATGCTGGTGAAAAATGGCACCATCCTGGCAAAATGGGGCTACAGGGATCTCCCTCTCCTGGAGCAGCTTTATCCGCAGTGGACCGAGTTGCTTGGAAACGCTTCGGCTCCTCAGGATGAAGAGACTCAGATGATGATGGAATCAGGGCTGCTGGACGGCTTCTCTTTTGATCTGGTCGAATTCGAACAGTTCACTCCGGAGTTGCTCTGGAAAGACGGGGCTGACAGGCGTGAAAGGGGAGTAAGTCTGGCCTTTGTCCTGGCCCTGCTCCTGCTGATGTTTATCTCGGGCCAATTCTACCCGGTGAAGTTATAA